The Pseudomonas extremaustralis genome contains a region encoding:
- the aat gene encoding leucyl/phenylalanyl-tRNA--protein transferase has protein sequence MLTWLQRDTLTFPPLAKAMREPNGLLAAGGDLSADRLIQAYRHGCFPWFSEGQPILWWSPDPRTVIFPDELHVSRSLGKLLRQQRYAVTFDHDFAAVIQACAAPRAYADGTWITEGIQNAYLELHKRGYAHSVEVWDNGELVGGLYGLAMGKLFFGESMFSRADNASKFGFVTLTRQLQAWGFVLIDCQMPNDHLHSLGARAISRSEFAGFLRDFLDQPNTGPWVS, from the coding sequence ATGCTGACCTGGTTGCAACGCGACACCCTGACCTTCCCTCCGCTGGCCAAAGCCATGCGCGAACCCAATGGCCTGCTCGCCGCCGGTGGCGACCTGTCGGCCGACCGATTGATCCAGGCCTACCGCCACGGCTGCTTTCCGTGGTTCTCGGAAGGCCAGCCGATTCTCTGGTGGTCGCCCGACCCGCGCACCGTGATATTCCCGGACGAACTGCATGTCTCCCGCAGCCTGGGCAAACTATTGCGCCAGCAGCGCTATGCCGTCACCTTCGACCACGATTTCGCTGCGGTCATCCAGGCCTGCGCCGCGCCGCGCGCCTATGCTGATGGCACCTGGATCACCGAAGGCATACAGAACGCCTACCTGGAGCTGCACAAGCGCGGCTACGCCCACTCGGTGGAAGTATGGGACAACGGCGAGCTGGTGGGCGGCCTGTACGGCCTGGCGATGGGCAAGCTGTTTTTTGGCGAATCCATGTTCAGCCGCGCGGACAACGCGTCCAAATTCGGCTTTGTGACATTGACCCGCCAATTGCAGGCGTGGGGTTTTGTGCTGATCGACTGCCAGATGCCCAACGATCACCTGCACAGTCTGGGCGCGCGTGCCATTTCACGCAGCGAATTCGCGGGTTTCCTGCGTGACTTTCTCGATCAACCCAATACTGGACCATGGGTTTCCTAG
- the infA gene encoding translation initiation factor IF-1, with product MSKEDSFEMEGTVVDTLPNTMFRVELENGHVVTAHISGKMRKNYIRILTGDKVRVELTPYDLSKGRITYRAR from the coding sequence ATGTCGAAAGAAGACAGCTTCGAAATGGAAGGCACTGTCGTCGACACCCTGCCCAACACCATGTTTCGTGTGGAGTTGGAAAATGGGCACGTCGTAACCGCGCATATCTCCGGCAAGATGCGCAAGAACTACATTCGTATTCTTACCGGTGACAAAGTGCGCGTCGAGCTGACGCCCTATGACTTGAGCAAAGGGCGCATCACTTACCGCGCTCGTTAA
- the clpA gene encoding ATP-dependent Clp protease ATP-binding subunit ClpA — MLNRELEVTLNLAFKEARSKRHEFMTVEHLLLALLDNEAAATVLRACGANLDKLKHDLQEFIDSTTPLIPVHDEDRETQPTLGFQRVLQRAVFHVQSSGKREVTGANVLVAIFSEQESQAVFLLKQQSVARIDVVNYIAHGISKVPGHGDHSEGEQDMQDDEGGESSSSGNPLDAYASNLNELARQGRIDPLVGRELEVERVAQILARRRKNNPLLVGEAGVGKTAIAEGLAKRIVDNQVPDLLANSVVYSLDLGALLAGTKYRGDFEKRFKALLGELKKRPQAILFIDEIHTIIGAGAASGGVMDASNLLKPLLSSGDIRCIGSTTFQEFRGIFEKDRALARRFQKVDVSEPSVEDTIGILRGLKGRFEAHHGIEYTDEALRAAAELASRYINDRHMPDKAIDVIDEAGAYQRLQPVEKRVKRIDVPQVEDIVAKIARIPPKHVTSSDKELLRNLERDLKLTVFGQDAAIDSLSTAIKLSRAGLKSPDKPVGSFLFAGPTGVGKTEAARQLAKAMGIELVRFDMSEYMERHTVSRLIGAPPGYVGFDQGGLLTEAITKQPHCVLLLDEIEKAHPEVFNLLLQVMDHGTLTDNNGRKADFRNVIVIMTTNAGAETAARASIGFSHQDHSSDAMEVIKKSFTPEFRNRLDTIIQFGRLSHEVIKSVVDKFLTELQAQLEDKRVQLDVTDAARNWLAEGGYDAAMGARPMARLIQDKIKRPLAEEILFGELSDHGGVVHIDLKDGELTFEFETTAEMA, encoded by the coding sequence ATGTTAAACCGCGAGCTCGAAGTCACCCTCAATCTTGCCTTCAAGGAGGCTCGTTCGAAGCGTCATGAATTCATGACCGTAGAACACCTGCTGCTGGCACTTTTGGATAACGAAGCTGCCGCCACCGTTCTGCGTGCGTGCGGCGCCAACCTCGACAAGCTCAAGCATGACCTGCAGGAGTTTATCGACTCCACCACGCCACTGATTCCCGTGCACGACGAGGACCGTGAGACCCAGCCAACCCTGGGCTTCCAGCGGGTGTTGCAGCGCGCTGTTTTCCATGTGCAGAGCTCCGGTAAGCGCGAAGTCACGGGCGCCAATGTGCTCGTGGCGATCTTCAGCGAACAGGAAAGCCAGGCAGTGTTTCTGCTCAAACAGCAGAGCGTTGCCCGTATTGATGTCGTCAACTACATCGCCCACGGTATCTCCAAGGTGCCAGGGCACGGCGATCATTCCGAGGGTGAGCAGGATATGCAGGACGACGAGGGCGGTGAGTCTTCTTCTTCGGGCAATCCACTGGATGCCTATGCGAGCAACCTCAATGAGCTGGCGCGCCAGGGGCGGATCGATCCGCTGGTGGGGCGTGAGCTCGAGGTCGAGCGTGTGGCGCAGATCCTGGCGCGTCGTCGCAAGAACAATCCGTTGCTGGTGGGTGAGGCTGGCGTGGGTAAAACCGCGATTGCCGAAGGCCTGGCCAAGCGTATCGTCGATAACCAGGTGCCTGACCTGCTGGCCAACAGTGTCGTCTACTCCCTTGACCTGGGCGCTTTGCTCGCGGGGACCAAATACCGTGGCGATTTCGAGAAGCGCTTCAAGGCGTTGCTCGGCGAGCTGAAAAAACGCCCGCAGGCGATTCTGTTCATCGATGAAATCCACACCATCATTGGTGCCGGTGCGGCGTCCGGTGGGGTGATGGACGCCTCTAATTTGCTCAAGCCATTGCTGTCGTCGGGCGATATCCGTTGCATCGGATCGACCACGTTCCAGGAATTCCGCGGCATTTTCGAGAAAGATCGTGCCCTGGCGCGCCGCTTCCAGAAAGTCGATGTGTCCGAGCCTTCGGTTGAGGACACCATCGGCATCCTGCGTGGGCTCAAGGGGCGTTTCGAAGCGCACCATGGCATCGAGTACACCGATGAAGCCCTGCGTGCCGCTGCCGAGCTGGCGTCGCGCTACATCAACGATCGGCACATGCCGGACAAGGCCATCGACGTGATCGACGAGGCCGGTGCCTACCAGCGCCTGCAGCCGGTCGAGAAGCGTGTGAAGCGCATCGATGTGCCTCAGGTCGAGGATATCGTGGCGAAGATCGCGCGGATTCCGCCAAAACACGTCACCAGTTCCGACAAGGAGCTGCTGCGTAACCTCGAGCGCGACCTCAAGCTGACCGTATTCGGCCAGGATGCGGCCATCGATTCGTTGTCCACGGCGATCAAGCTGTCGCGTGCGGGCCTCAAGTCGCCGGACAAGCCTGTTGGTTCATTCCTGTTCGCCGGCCCGACCGGTGTCGGCAAGACTGAAGCAGCGCGGCAGTTGGCCAAGGCTATGGGGATCGAGCTGGTTCGTTTCGACATGTCCGAATACATGGAGCGTCATACCGTGTCGCGCCTGATCGGTGCGCCGCCAGGCTATGTCGGTTTCGACCAGGGCGGCCTGTTGACCGAGGCGATCACCAAGCAACCGCATTGCGTATTGCTGCTCGATGAAATCGAGAAGGCGCATCCGGAAGTCTTCAACCTGCTCTTGCAGGTGATGGATCACGGGACCCTGACCGACAACAACGGGCGCAAGGCGGACTTCCGCAACGTGATCGTGATCATGACGACCAACGCCGGTGCCGAAACGGCCGCCCGGGCTTCGATTGGCTTCAGCCATCAGGATCACTCTTCCGATGCCATGGAAGTGATCAAGAAGAGCTTTACGCCGGAGTTCCGTAACCGTCTGGACACCATTATCCAGTTTGGTCGCCTCAGTCATGAGGTTATCAAGAGCGTGGTGGACAAGTTCCTCACCGAGCTTCAAGCGCAGTTGGAAGACAAGCGTGTGCAGTTGGATGTTACGGATGCGGCGCGCAACTGGCTGGCAGAGGGTGGCTACGATGCGGCAATGGGCGCTCGCCCAATGGCGCGTCTGATCCAGGACAAAATCAAACGGCCGTTGGCTGAAGAGATCTTGTTTGGCGAGCTTTCCGATCATGGTGGCGTAGTGCATATCGACCTGAAGGACGGCGAGCTGACCTTCGAGTTCGAAACCACCGCTGAAATGGCCTGA
- a CDS encoding arginyltransferase — MTELARLKFYATQPHSCSYLPDEQATTLFLDPSQPMDVHVYADLSEMGFRRSGDHLYRPHCQNCNACVPARIPVAQFVPAHNQKRILKRNADLTVTASKPRFTEEYFDLYQRYIEQRHADGDMFPPSRDQFSTFLVRDLPFSRFYEFRLDGRLVAVAVTDLLPNGLSAVYTFYEPAEERRSLGRFAILWQIGEALRQELEAVYLGYWIKNCKKMNYKTQYRPIELLINQRWVTLN, encoded by the coding sequence ATGACCGAGTTGGCGCGCTTGAAGTTTTATGCCACTCAACCCCACTCTTGCAGCTATCTGCCCGACGAGCAGGCCACCACGCTGTTCCTCGACCCCAGCCAGCCGATGGATGTGCACGTGTACGCCGATCTCTCGGAAATGGGCTTTCGGCGCAGCGGCGATCATCTGTACCGACCCCATTGCCAGAACTGTAATGCCTGTGTTCCGGCACGCATCCCCGTTGCGCAATTTGTGCCGGCCCACAATCAGAAACGCATCCTCAAACGCAATGCAGACCTGACGGTGACCGCGAGCAAGCCAAGGTTTACCGAAGAGTATTTCGATCTTTACCAGCGCTACATCGAGCAACGTCACGCCGACGGCGATATGTTTCCACCCAGCCGCGACCAGTTCTCCACCTTTCTGGTACGCGACCTGCCCTTCTCGCGATTCTATGAGTTTCGCCTCGACGGTCGCCTGGTGGCGGTCGCCGTGACCGATTTGCTGCCCAATGGCCTCTCTGCGGTCTATACCTTCTACGAGCCGGCCGAGGAGCGCCGCAGCCTGGGGCGTTTTGCCATCCTCTGGCAAATTGGCGAAGCATTGCGCCAGGAACTGGAGGCCGTGTACCTCGGTTATTGGATCAAAAACTGCAAAAAGATGAACTACAAGACCCAATATCGGCCCATTGAGCTGCTGATTAATCAAAGATGGGTCACGCTTAACTAG